The DNA region AGTACCTTACTTAATACTAACCTACCTCActtaaataaacatataaaatataaacaatatattttaggcactacttacttacctaaatgTAGCACATTACGCCTAAATGTAATACACTCATGAATACATTCGTTCtgactttatattatttattttaaccgtCCAAATAAGATAAAATGTTCGCAGCTTCAGTTTAAATTACGTAACACGAGGCCGAAAATTCGCTAACAATTCACACTTATATCCATGTCAAGGAATAAGTAATCGAGGATAACTAAACAACGAGCGCACCTGTATAGGTACGTTGACGTCGGCTACTCGGCGTACACGCAGGCCGATGTTTGCAAAAAGACCAATGACCCAATTCACTTGGAAACAGTTCACGTAAATCTATTCAGTGCAtgattattgttatttttcaaTGGGGTGTCGTCATTGAAGTTTTTTCTCCTATGTACACTGTTTATGTATTGTCCTTACATACGTATTtaacattattaatttaaatctaTTTACTATTAATTTGACGTTATTTAAATTGACCAATCAACAGCAAAAATGGTTTCTACCATaacatgtttaatttttattttttatttttagtacaactctatcataattattatgtacctacctactgcagTTAACTCTACCCTGTAAGAGCtggactcttgtcggtggagccaTTTCCATGTGTACCTTATGTACCCCATGTATGTATCTTTGTCTCTATTTAGCCCTATAGTTGATTCGTAGACAAGGCTTATGAGATTTAGTCTGCcatttgtataattattttatattgtataaTAATGTACACTTATAAagcaataaaaaaatggtcatTTTGGATGTATTGCAATTTCAGATACGGCctgattccaactttaagatacgtcagttaatagatctagaaaagatatggattagatatgtcagtgtcaaatgtgacgtttctttaaacaataacatcacttttgacactgacacactaatccatatcgtttcgagatctattaattgacgtaccttaaagttcgaatagggcggCAACGCTTTATCCGTACAGCATCTTGCGTTGCTCAGCTGAAATTTTCGTAGAAGGCCACAGCTCGGGCGTTGGTGATTTTCTTTTCACGCACGGTGAGCGTTAAGTTGATATTACTAGGGTTCCTAAAATCCTGCAAACATTGTTAATACTTACTTTAATAATACGTATACTATTTAAATAAGTGCAGACATATCTGATTAAATAAGCGTGCACGGTGGTAGAGCAGGAGCAGATTTCGTCCGATAATTACCTCCCATGAGTCTCAACGCTAATTCCGGCAGAATTTTCAGCTCCCTCGCTTCGGAGTTAGCTCAATTATGGCACGTGACCTAACGATTTTGGAAGAAGTTTGATTCGGTTAGAGGTCGCCTGCGTAGAGCTCCGCCCAAGGCTCGGCCGAGTCGTCGACCCGCCGTCACCTTGCCTCGCGCCAACTTACGCAATTTGTTAATCTTATCGTCTATACCCGACCTCGCCAGCCTCTCGCTAAAATTCGGTGCCTGCATAGTGCGCATGCATTCAATGAAACACTTCTGCATATTCGTTTTTAGCGTTAGCCACGTGAGCTCActctatttttttcttaataaaaatgtatatgtgTCTTAAcaaataatgtacctatgtgCTTGTAGCAAGCCTACATATAATACaggtaattttattaaaatttcatttGTATTTCACTTAAATCGAATTCTTAATAACTGTTGTTAGATACTGAATTgtctatatgtataaatatttataatctaTAATGGTTTAAGTTTTAACAAGCTGAAACGTCTGCCatcgatgctattaagcttagaataattTTAATAGTGGGTAAATTACTGTCTAAGTAAGGTGAGACTCGAACTCACGGCTTCTGGATTTATAATGGTGCTAAAACTTTGGTAAACGATAACaattgcagctgcattactgttgctaCGTTGACGAGGacggtaaagtttgaagttcTTTGCCGCAGTACTGCGGCGATTAGAACGTTCAATtaatcactcattttatcaaggaaattgatagTGACAGtgcccacgccgccgccgcaacagtaatgcaacCTTTAGAGCAACACATAGGTAAATCAGTTTTCACATCACCTGTCCGtaaaagggctttttcttccctgctaggagggatcaaagtacttaacacttttctgttctagcacactatttttatatttttttgcacattatttttttagcttaattaATCTGTTTAAGGATcggattgtgtcaacactaagattttttttattttcctcatagctGATGTGAAAAgtagtatgtgtcacacggtatcaaaattatttcgttttgggcgttaacacttgaatccctcattcattcattgaacgctcaggattcaatgtacgcccttgacggaaatatatcattttgatcccttgtaacacaaactactattccGTCTTCGTAAGTTTTCCAGCCCCACATTGTGATGTTCATCGTAACTTTCGTAACCGTTACAGCTACTTTCGAGAACTGAATGTTGAAATGTACATTGTTTGTACAGCCCCATATTTGTACAAATTGTAGATATATTGCTTATTGAATTATAGGAAGGATTAATGCTTATGAAGTAGATTTTACAGGTTTTGAATTAATTTCGtctaataatatgtattgtatgttTGGTTCTATTGCTAGATTTGAACTGCCCTGAAATGTAGGTATGTTACACCAATACAGTATACCAGAAAATTCGTCTTGTTCGTTGCATTTTATGAAATGCACACGTTTAAAATGCATCACAAACCAATCAAACTTAGCTACACAAATGAACaggtaagttttattttgtaaatacctaTAGTTAGATATGAGCCTCTGGCTAAAATATACCCAAGTAAAGAAAAgtgtaagtacataatatatccGGTGACAATGCAATGACGATCCcgcaaaaaaactagtcaaatTGAAAGCGCTTGATGATGTTGCTGGTGCTACAAGCAGCTTGGCACTAAGTGCCGAGCGCTGGCAGAGAGAGGTGCGCTGGTGGGACGATCCTGCCAAGCACGTACCACCCCGCGCGTACCTATTTATTGGCAAGGCCACGCCAGCGGCGCGCCAGTGCGCAGACGACGGTCGGACGCGCTGTATCTGCTACTACTGTGACCACCGCGCAGCCGCATACACGTTGCACATAATATTATGATCGATTGATAAAAACGGACATTTCAGTTCAGTtccttttatttgtttatttaaaaaaaggttcACTATGATTTCGATACTATCAAATTCTAAACTTTTGTGGGGACTATGTCAAGTGGTGAACTACTGTGTGGCGCCTACATCGCTGCCGCTTCTGCTGGCGGCTTGTGCTGCTCTGCTAGCAGCCCGGCTGGCGCAGCTGGTGCAGGAAGCCCGCAAGCTGCCGCCGGGTCCGTGGGGACCGCCGGTCGTCGGCTACCTGCCTTTCCTCGGCGTGCGCCACAAGACCTTCCTGGAGCTTGCGCGCAGCTACGGCGCGCTGTTCTCTGCGCGCCTGGGCAATCAGCTCACAGTCGTGCTTAGTGACTATCGGCTCATCAGAGAAGCTTTCCGGCGGGAAGAATTCACCGGACGCCCCAGCACGCCTTTGATGCATACTTTGGATGGTCTAGGTGAGTACACTAAATGTAATTTATCAAAGTTACCATaggttttttcaatattttttgtttgtcAACTTGCACCATTTTGATCAGTTATCAATTTTATAGTTCGTTAACGTTACTTAATGAAATTATCGTGTAGTTGTGTATTTAATTTCCCTGGTGCGTTTAGTTTTTTGTTAGATAAAATCATTTAAGCGAGTATTCAATTCGCGCCGGGACCACATGGCTTGAGCGCGTGTGGGCGGTGCTCAGGCGCACGCGCCTCCCGCTCCCGAGCGCCGGTGCGCTCGCGCCGCCCACCGACCCCTCGCCGCAACTAACCGCCTCCCTCGTTGCAGGTATCATCAACAGCGAGGGCCGCCTCTGGAAAAGTCAGCGCCGTTTCCTCCATGAAAAACTACGCGAGTTCGGAATGACCTACATGggaaacggcaaaaaaatcatggAAGCCAGAATTAAGGTAGGCATTATCACTTTGCATTCCATAAATCAAATGCATATATTTCCATTTGCACTTGTCTAACGTGCATTTTCTTTCACAGAACGAAGTGCATGACCTGATATCCAATCTACGCAATTCAGAGTGCACTCCAATTGATCCTAATCCGCTCTTGGCTCTTGGCGTATCCAACGTAATCTGCGGCATAACGATGTCCGTCCGCTTCAGCCACGGGGATACGCGTTTCACCAGGCTGAACCATTTAATCGAAGAAGGGATGAGACTTTTCGGAGAAATCCACTACGGCGAGTACATCCCCCTTTACAATGTAAGTTTCATCTATTGACCAATTGTCATTTTTATAACAGCAAAATCAGTAATTAGGTATATACAGTatttacaaattatattatctaacttttattttcttttgtcCATAGTATTTACCCGGTAAAGCCCAAGCCCAAGTGAAAGTTATGCAAAATCGCGACGAAATGTTTGCATTTTATCAAACACTAATTGATGAACATCGCGCTACATTGGATCTTGACAACGCACGAGACCTCATCGATGTTTACCTGATTGAGATCGAAAAAGCAAAGCTTGAAGGAAGAGCCGGAGAATTGTTCGAAGGACGAGATCACggtaagttatataattaaGGCGAACGAATTAATATAATAACTCTCAAGTTAAAATACAATGTGTCCAACTCGCAAAAGCACCTTTTAACAACTGTTATTTACTTACAGAATTACAATTAAAACAAATCCTGGGAGATCTATTTTCTGCGGGCATGGAAACAATTAAATCATCCCTATTATGGATGCTCGTGTTCATGCTCAGAAATCCAGAAGTCAAGAGACGAGTTCAAGAGGAACTCGACGCTGTGGTTGGTCGGGAGCGACTACCTACAATCGAAGACATGCCAAATTTGTCGTACACTGAAACCACCATCTTGGAGACTTTGAGAATGTCGAGCATTGTCCCTCTTGCTACGACTCATTCACCAacaaagtaagtttatatatttatttgatcaGTCTTCGTTTTATTAAGTAATGCACAATAAATATCATATACATTGGTTATGTATATTTGTGTTATATACTTAACTAATATCAGGTAATTTTCTTTAACAGGGACGTACATCTGAACGGATACAAAATTCCGGCTGGATCACAAGTTGTACCCCTCATCAACTGCGTGCACATGGATCCCAACCTTTGGGACGAGCCCGAAAAGTTCAATCCAAGCAGATTCCTCGATGAGGACGGAAAGATCAGACGCCCGGAATATTTCATGCCCTTCGGGGTGGGGCGGCGGATGTGTCTTGGTGATGTGCTCGCACGCATGGAGATGTTCATGTTCTTCGCGTGCGTGATGCACCAGTTCGACGTGCAACTAGCGGAGGGCGCGGACTCGCCTTCCCTGGAAGGCACTGTGGGTGCTACTATCGCTCCGCAAGCCTTCCGCCTGCGGTTTATCCCGCGCTCACCACCCGCGCCGCTGGTGCCGGTCGTGCCCGACCACCCGCATCTGCGCCACGTCGGTGCGCACTAAACCCCGATGagtaattagattccaaaaaaaatcCAATGATTGGCACTGTCATTAATAAGAGTCAACAATAACAGTGACTTGTAATATAGTCAGAAACGTTATTGATTCTTAAAATTGATGACCAGTGCAATATGCAAATTTAGTCCCATAAAAGAATTTTCGTTTCATATTATAGTGTTTATATGTACAAAAAGCAATTCAGAAAGTGGGTATCCATTGTGTCtatataaatttattatctAATTCGGAAATGTATTcatgtatttcttgtatttgttGGCACATATTAGTCTCATTGCGAGGCTTCGGAGTCTTTATAATATCTTCTCTgcctttataataaaataaccttGTAAATTGAAACGAAAACACGTTGaaatttttttggaatctaattatAAATCAGGATGTATTCGACGCGGCTTCCCTGCCACTTTACCCACCAGTATTTACTGATCACTCGTTTTAGAGCGCATCGACGAccatttatttaagttatattaagtaagtaaCGACGTCGCTGAAGCGACAGTCGAGGCTGTGCATAAAGTGTTCAATTTAGTAGATAACAGAATTATAGACGTATTGAAAACTCCCATCGTTGAGATTATGAAATGTTTTTCGTATATGTAAacagtattaaaaaaacaagaagTTTTCTTGAGTGACCTGTAAGGTCTTTGGAATTTACACCATACGAAGTACATTTGTGAAATTTGATCAATGTAAGCACTAATTAAGTTCTAGTATACCAAAATTGTATATTCATTCTAGGTCATTATTTATTAAGATCACTTAGAAGAGTGCCTGTTTGAGTGAGATCTCATGTTTGTTGTGTTGAATATCATTATGTTTCGATAGGGTTTGCAAGTGTTCATATGTAACTTTTCTAGTTAACACGATATTATATTGTACCTTTCAAGACTATAAGATAACATTCCATCATAGTTTAGGTTCAACCAGTAACTagtctacataatattaaatatttaagtgatcTTTAATTATCAGTTGGAAGTAGAGAATTTCAACTTTGTGCAACCAAGTTGCTCTGTACTGAACTTATATTTATACTTTCAGCTCACCGCTATATAGTATATTACCAATACATTCGCCTTGTAAATATAGCTATTAACAGAGAATACAAATTTGTATTTCAGAAATAAATGAAGAAAAGATAAAACATAAATGCAGTTTatttattacgtacctattatTTCACACAAAAATCCACTACAGAACAATGTCGTTATTACAAGGGATCGCAATAGAAAAGCACCGGTGGGGGTGTCAAAGTAAGCCCAACCCTTCCTTTCATGTCTTCTTCAGAAGGCGGGTCTGAAGCTAGTCGTATTCTTCGACGACGGAATAGTCTAGCAACCAGACCACAAGATATCATACGGGAAAGCTCGTCTCCTGGGCACATACGCTTTCCTgagtaaaataatatatgtattagtaAGATTTAGCGATCATTTTACAAATACGACGAATAAGAgagttatgtaggtacttacatcccaaaaataaaatataaatagctacaaattaacacatataaataaataaatattttcggtggtggcctagcggtgagagcgtgcgacttgcaatctggaggtcgcgggttcaaaccccggctcgtaccaatgagtttttcggaacttatgtacgaaatataatttgatatttaccagtcgcttttcggtgaagaaaaacatcgtgaggaaaccggactaaaacCAATAAgtcctagtttaccctctgggttggaaggtcagatggcagtcgctttcgtaaaaactagtgcctacgtcaaatcatgggattagttgtcaagcggaccccaggctctctgagctgtggcgaaatgccgggataacgcgaggaagaagataaataaataaatattataagcaCATTCTCACACAAATTGACGAAGTACCTACCACGGTAAACTCAAGAAAGATTGTGTAGAGCACCGACAATcaacgataaatataataaatagacaaatactttaatacctacatagaaaacatccattactcaggaacaaatatctgtgctcgtcacacaaataaatgcccttacctggattcgaacccaggaccattggcttcacaggtaaggtcactacccactaggtcaTACCGGTCGTCAATATTACCATATTACTCAAGTAATGAAAATGCTATCACTTACCTGTTTGAAAAGGTATAAATTCTTGAGGTTTGAGAAGACTACCATCGTCAGAAATGAAACGACTAGGCTTAAATTCTTCTGGGTCCTTCCATGCTTCGGGATCCATATGCATTGCCCATTGCAGAGGGATTACCATTGCCCCCTTTGGGACTTTGTAGCCTCCCAACATAGTATCCTGAGAAAAGGATTTTTTGTCAGATATACATTCTTACAGTCTAAGGTTTAACATGGCGAACCTTATACAAACCTGTAAACATCCATGAGGAATTCCGACTGGAACTATAGAACGGATACGCTGAGTTTCACAAATGGCTGCCATAAGAAGTGGTAATCGGGTGCTGTCGACTTGATCTTCTTCCGgatatacatttaaaatttccGTTCGTATGCGCtcctaaaaaaatttaaatacttaagttATTTGAAATGGGGCAACACATATagttagttcgtttttttagcatcagaaagaacttgaaagaaggtaagcgatcttaacatgtcttttaattgaaaaacgctttttaaaaatcagtaactattacttatgaaagcagaagaatataaataatcgtattagattcataattgttacatatttaccgtaacttatttttaaaatgtgcttttcgaaaaaaagacacatcaagattgtttaccttatttctaatgctaaaaaaaacgaactatagtaaagaaaaaaacaaatatttgaaaaTAAATGTGGCTACGATtactaaatacatacatatatataccttcCCGTACAGTCAACATCAATAACAGCGGATGagactacgcgtcaaaagtatgTATATATCATTCTCTGGCAGCATTATAATAAGATATATGACTCTATATGTAGGACGATTAGATTTTGGCTGATACTTTTAGCGCCTTGATGCTGACAGTACATTAAAATCTTACCTGTTCTTCCGGATACAGAGCCATATACAACAAAAACCATGCCAAAGTAACGGAAGTGGTGTCCAGGCCTGCTCCAAACATATCACATGAAAGGTAGTAGAGTTGTTCATCTGTGACAAAAACTGCTGAGCTATCACCACTATCAAATCTCTTTTTTTGTTCTTCTAGGAAACTGTCTAAAATACAATCGCCTTCGGTTGCAATTAATGTCTCAGGATCAAAAAAGTGTTCTTCTGCTTGGTCCACGTGTTTACTGTAAGTGACACATTTAATGTGCCCATCTGGGTGTTCACTATGAAGGTCCGCGTGAGGGGGGTATTCAGCCCCGGGTGGTGTGACTAGTCCCAGCATTTTGCGACGTCTGGCTATTATACCGGCGGAAAACCTGTGCGTTTGTGCTTGCCCTCGAACAAGTGTTTCCATAGTTTTTCGAATAGATGACgagaaaaatctaaaaataaattgaataaaaaaaatcaagaaaacagaataaaactaTATACACGTATGTACTAACTTACCGCTACTTACTAGTAACGACACTTACCTCATAAAAGGCAAAAAGTTTACAACACCAGAGACTCCCATTTCGTAACACCCTTCCTCTTGAATCTGCCTTAACCAATGCCAAGTTTTGTCTTCAGGTGGGAATTTAAAGCCAAATACTATTTCATTTACTACATTGCCGAGTGAGTTAGACAGCATGTGCGACAAATCCATGGGTGAGCCAGCCGATTTTTCCACATTCTGCCAAAAATTAAGTTAAGTTGTCAATGCAATTCATTTGGTTTAAATAAAGGACTGAGGACTAAAACAGCAAAAAATCTaagataataatatgtataagtttttGCTGTCTGAGTCTCAGAAACACTTTGTCACTGACAGAAGGTCACATTCAACAGAACGCTTAATAAGTGTAGCTTTTTTGAGCGGATAACAAGAAGTCTGAACTTAAGTATGGCCAGGGCACCTTCACACTTTATTATTGGATTCTCAGTATAATGACCTTATATGCAAATGAAACGAAACATTTAATATAACATTTGTACAACCTTTTATTTATATCATCGGTAGACTTTATAGGTTTATCTATTTATCTGTGTTTGTGTGGGTGTGTGGTCTGCTGTTTTTTATGcagtaatttaataataaatagcataaaatttatttaagttaGAAGATCAACGTTCATTCTTGTCATTTTCGTAGAAAACCATAGTCTTCATTACGACTATTACAGACGACTATATTtagaaaaaaactttttacaaaaaaaaagaaaaccgatttaaaaaaggataaaataaaatattatcggCTTTTAAGCATGTGCGTTACCAACTTATATGTTAGGAGTCGGTGCCTATTTATATAATTAGGATTTTCCTGGACTCCGTCTGGAAAATagttcctgtcactacactaaaccCATCTTCCACCTCGCCACTGACTCGATTCCTCAATCTCACAGCGCAACAACCCCATCACTAAACCTCTCGATCCTGAACCCTGAACCACCAACCCTTCTTCCGCCATTTCCCGACTCATCAACCCCTGACCCCTTATTTCCTAATCCTAACCCCCGATCCCACAACTTCCATCCCCCGGCCGCTAAACTCCTAACCCCTGATTCCTTAACTTCCAACCCCTCAGTTTTGGACCTATCAGTTCATCGTCCCGCAACCCCCAACTTCAGACTCCCTATATACCAACCTCTACCTTCACCTCTCACATTTACTTCCTCTACTTTCCTCTTTGTCTTTCTGTAATCATTTCCAACACTACCTACATCAGAAATCATAATACACTCAATTATAAGATGGAAGTTAGTTCATTTtgtcagtagccttaccacgtgtttgacattgacatattcgctaacgtgTACGTAACTTACGTTTCTCGTATCTCCCTCGTACTGGCATCCTATTAGTGCGAGCGATATTTATAGAAAGTAAGTTGAGAAGGCGTTAGCGAATATGTAGCATCAAACTTGTGGTAAGGCTACAGTTGCAATAGGTACATCAAattggtggttttcgggaggaaatgcttgagttactttagaaaatacCGATATCACCATACTCGtatctttaaaaattgaggagttcccacaattccttatggatcccatcatcagaacagaaacAGATTACCTAATGTAGTATTGTATTTCCTTTCGAACAAAAAAGAATTAAGTATTCAAATCGGACCACGTGTCTCGAAGTAATCTGTGAACATACTTAAGTACATTAAGAAAAACAcaaaccgaatacagaacctactcctatgaaattgaagtcggtCAATAGATAGGTAGTAAAATAAACTGTTACGTATTTACACTTACTTCTAGAAGTTCATAAACTCCGGATGCAATTCGTTTCTCCAACTTTTCTCTGGATGCACTATGCTTGCTCATTCCATAACTTTTCAGCCATGTTGTCACCAGTTTTCTTTGATCTTTCCATAATGGACCTTCAGCGCAAATTATTCCTAAAAAATTAAGTGTCAGCAAGgtgtaacaataaatatttacctaatctatattaaactttcgtgagaaatacttattttaaaatgtttttcacTCATCACCCGGGCCCGGGTAACATGTcaccaatagcgactaaaaattcaagtgagtgaaaccgttgtcgtagaaacattttaatatttacctacttcaatttttttatcatgtataaaataaaggaGACATGTGTCTATTAGGCTTACCATTTCCATGCATTATCCCatgtgttaaaaataatggagcTCTGCCAGAAAAAGCATCCTTTGCAAAAGCCTCTCTGATTAATTTATGATCGGACAGCACGACCGCATAAATACTGCCCATCCCAATTCCATAAATCGGACCGAACTGCCTGGATAATTTAGTTAATGTTAAATGCGGATGATGTCGGTCAATGAACGGCAAATATCCGACTACTGGCAGGCCCCACGGACCCGGAGGTAAGCTCCtccattttttgatttttttgcttATCCAGAACCCCGCGACAAACATACACaaccatacaaaaaagaaatcCATGTTCTTCTGAAACAACATTATGATCACATCATAAAGTGCTTAAATGAGGTATAATAAGGAAAAAGATTATTTTGTGAAAAAGCTATTAAGAAATTATAGTATTCTTTAAATTTTATCATAAAGGCGTGCATTATGTTGATAGCATTCCTATGCAAATTCGTTAGATGGGGTTGCGTCATCGTTTTAGCTTGGCATCAGCTTTGGCGAACTGGCTTTTAATTTGAATACTGAATTAATCAGAAAATTGCACTCTGGATACGACCATACATTTTATATACCATTACTCGTATGTACTAAATACATAACTAACATTCTgctgtttaaattattttaacatAGTTATGCCCGCCGCGCCATATTTCAGTTAATGCGGATACCATCAAATAGTGTTTCGTTTTGCTCTAAAccgcaaaacgtaattcaagaccaaaaaaagtaacagaatgttgccactgcaataatttgtttgtaaaatacgacgaccggtctggcctagttgctagtgaccctgcctgcgaagccgatggtcctgggttcgaatcccagtaagggcatttatttgtatgatgatacagatatttgttcctgagtcatgggtgttttctatgtatttaagtatttgtatattatatatatcgttgtctgaataCTACACCACAAGCCTTCTTGTTCTgtaggacttagtcaatctgtgtaagaatgtcctataatacttatttattctttattattatttataaaatagtaaattccttttgataaataatcacgctaagataatttatttattagtatttttgctcctacgatttaaa from Cydia fagiglandana chromosome 6, ilCydFagi1.1, whole genome shotgun sequence includes:
- the LOC134665081 gene encoding cytochrome P450 18a1-like — protein: MISILSNSKLLWGLCQVVNYCVAPTSLPLLLAACAALLAARLAQLVQEARKLPPGPWGPPVVGYLPFLGVRHKTFLELARSYGALFSARLGNQLTVVLSDYRLIREAFRREEFTGRPSTPLMHTLDGLGIINSEGRLWKSQRRFLHEKLREFGMTYMGNGKKIMEARIKNEVHDLISNLRNSECTPIDPNPLLALGVSNVICGITMSVRFSHGDTRFTRLNHLIEEGMRLFGEIHYGEYIPLYNYLPGKAQAQVKVMQNRDEMFAFYQTLIDEHRATLDLDNARDLIDVYLIEIEKAKLEGRAGELFEGRDHELQLKQILGDLFSAGMETIKSSLLWMLVFMLRNPEVKRRVQEELDAVVGRERLPTIEDMPNLSYTETTILETLRMSSIVPLATTHSPTKDVHLNGYKIPAGSQVVPLINCVHMDPNLWDEPEKFNPSRFLDEDGKIRRPEYFMPFGVGRRMCLGDVLARMEMFMFFACVMHQFDVQLAEGADSPSLEGTVGATIAPQAFRLRFIPRSPPAPLVPVVPDHPHLRHVGAH
- the LOC134665082 gene encoding cytochrome P450 306a1, which gives rise to MDFFFVWLCMFVAGFWISKKIKKWRSLPPGPWGLPVVGYLPFIDRHHPHLTLTKLSRQFGPIYGIGMGSIYAVVLSDHKLIREAFAKDAFSGRAPLFLTHGIMHGNGIICAEGPLWKDQRKLVTTWLKSYGMSKHSASREKLEKRIASGVYELLENVEKSAGSPMDLSHMLSNSLGNVVNEIVFGFKFPPEDKTWHWLRQIQEEGCYEMGVSGVVNFLPFMRFFSSSIRKTMETLVRGQAQTHRFSAGIIARRRKMLGLVTPPGAEYPPHADLHSEHPDGHIKCVTYSKHVDQAEEHFFDPETLIATEGDCILDSFLEEQKKRFDSGDSSAVFVTDEQLYYLSCDMFGAGLDTTSVTLAWFLLYMALYPEEQERIRTEILNVYPEEDQVDSTRLPLLMAAICETQRIRSIVPVGIPHGCLQDTMLGGYKVPKGAMVIPLQWAMHMDPEAWKDPEEFKPSRFISDDGSLLKPQEFIPFQTGKRMCPGDELSRMISCGLVARLFRRRRIRLASDPPSEEDMKGRVGLTLTPPPVLFYCDPL